A window from Primulina huaijiensis isolate GDHJ02 chromosome 13, ASM1229523v2, whole genome shotgun sequence encodes these proteins:
- the LOC140991395 gene encoding probable xyloglucan 6-xylosyltransferase 5: MGSESPFAAQKRTSSALPTTVAASNGGARGRAAALLPRGRQINKTFNNIKITILCGFVTILVLRGTIGIGNLVSYEAEAENQNLQEEINRILSEIRSDKDPDDQAEEFFNPNMTFTLGPKIDSWDGDRKAWLEKNPLFPKYVNGKPRILLVTGSPPNPCDNAIGDHYLLKAAKNKIDYCRIHGIEIVYNMAHLDKELAGYWAKLPLIRGLMLAHPEVEWVWWMDSDALFTDMAFEIPVFKYKDYNMVIHGYPDLLFDQKSWIALNTGSFLFRNCQWSLDLLDVWAPMGPKGPVRVEAGKILTANLKGRPAFEADDQSALIYVLLSQKDKWMNKVFVENSYYLHGYWEGLVDRYEEMIEKYHPGLGDDRWPFVTHFVGCKPCGSYGDYPVERCLKSMERAFNFADNQVLNLYGFRHRGLVSPNIKRIRNETVTPLVYVDQFDFRHSVHQKGENGS, encoded by the coding sequence ATGGGTTCTGAAAGCCCGTTTGCAGCTCAGAAACGGACTTCTAGCGCGCTCCCGACGACAGTCGCTGCCTCCAACGGCGGAGCTCGTGGCCGTGCTGCCGCTCTCCTCCCACGTGGTCGGCAGATCAATAAAACCTTCAACAACATCAAGATCACGATACTATGTGGATTCGTTACTATTCTCGTACTCCGCGGCACGATTGGTATCGGCAACCTTGTGTCCTATGAAGCGGAAGCTGAAAATCAGAATCTCCAGGAAGAAATCAATCGGATCCTCTCCGAGATTCGTTCGGATAAGGACCCGGATGACCAAGCCGAGGAGTTTTTCAACCCGAACATGACTTTCACTTTAGGGCCCAAAATCGATAGCTGGGATGGAGACAGAAAGGCATGGCTTGAAAAGAATCCGCTCTTTCCCAAGTATGTTAATGGAAAACCTCGGATTTTGCTTGTCACAGGATCCCCACCAAACCCTTGTGATAATGCGATCGGAGATCATTATTTATTGAAAGCTGCAAAGAACAAGATTGATTATTGCAGAATACATGGGATTGAGATTGTGTATAATATGGCTCATTTAGATAAGGAATTGGCAGGGTATTGGGCTAAGTTGCCGTTGATTCGAGGGTTGATGTTGGCTCATCCTGAGGTGGAGTGGGTTTGGTGGATGGATAGTGATGCTTTGTTTACTGATATGGCATTTGAGATACCGGTATTTAAGTACAAGGATTATAATATGGTTATCCATGGTTACCCTGATCTGTTGTTTGATCAGAAGTCGTGGATCGCGTTGAACACTGGTAGTTTCTTGTTCCGAAATTGTCAGTGGTCATTGGACTTGTTGGACGTTTGGGCTCCAATGGGTCCCAAGGGTCCTGTTCGTGTGGAGGCTGGCAAGATCTTGACAGCAAATTTGAAGGGTCGGCCAGCATTCGAGGCAGATGATCAATCTGCATTGATATACGTGCTGCTTTCACAAAAGGATAAGTGGATGAATAAGGTATTTGTTGAGAACTCATATTATTTGCATGGATATTGGGAGGGTCTGGTGGACCGATACGAGGAAATGATTGAGAAATACCACCCGGGACTGGGTGATGACAGGTGGCCATTTGTGACACATTTCGTTGGTTGCAAACCTTGCGGGAGTTACGGGGATTATCCGGTTGAGAGGTGTTTGAAGAGCATGGAGAGGGCTTTCAACTTTGCGGATAATCAAGTTTTGAACTTGTATGGCTTTAGGCATAGGGGATTGGTGAGCCCCAATATTAAGAGGATTAGGAATGAGACTGTTACTCCTTTGGTGTATGTAGATCAATTTGATTTTCGACATTCAGTTCATCAAAAGGGTGAAAATGGGAGTTAG